A stretch of bacterium DNA encodes these proteins:
- a CDS encoding ATP-binding protein: MLTRHLAVRVNLIIAMILAIALGTTAMLTKRNWQQQAIEEAMTKATIMSATIMNSIIVEMSGFCQKDVQKIVANVGAVPEIDTVRVFDEDGIITYSADPEEVGLAVDSLDFSVYQSKERTRPFKSEESGHRSFCMVQPIENALECRRCHGHEREILGVLDVCVSMAPTEKRIAANSRFLFATTFTTVILVVIAISISMWILVNMPVNRLVRTMAKAEKGNLKARAEIRRQDELGRLAQSLNSMLEQLDHSEQELKRFHAEQLKRADRLATLGELAAGIAHEIKNPLAGIAGATQILAREFSDDDPRQPVTQEILKLIERLDSTIRGLLDFARPSVPQIVPTDLGQVMERTLFLVEQMPEIKGQGVAIDLEIDPEMPTVPVDPDLIRQVFLNMAVNAIQAMRQGGTLTVTVRTAPEEDLGEVHPAADYVMISFTDTGSGIEEDKLRSIFTPFFTTKTQGTGLGLPITMRIVEQHDGRITVSSKVGEGTTFRIYLRKELVQPQNTEDAEEG, translated from the coding sequence ATGCTGACCCGCCACCTGGCCGTCAGGGTCAACCTCATCATCGCCATGATCCTGGCCATCGCGCTGGGCACCACGGCCATGCTGACCAAGCGCAACTGGCAGCAGCAGGCCATCGAGGAGGCCATGACCAAGGCCACCATCATGTCGGCGACGATCATGAACTCCATCATCGTGGAGATGAGCGGGTTCTGCCAGAAGGATGTCCAGAAGATTGTCGCCAACGTGGGCGCCGTTCCGGAGATCGACACCGTCCGGGTCTTCGACGAGGACGGGATCATCACCTACTCGGCCGATCCGGAGGAGGTGGGCCTTGCCGTCGATTCCCTCGACTTTTCCGTTTACCAGAGCAAGGAGAGGACCCGCCCCTTCAAGTCGGAAGAGAGCGGTCACCGGTCGTTCTGTATGGTCCAGCCCATCGAAAACGCCCTCGAGTGCCGGCGCTGCCACGGTCACGAAAGGGAGATCCTGGGCGTCCTGGACGTCTGCGTGTCCATGGCCCCGACGGAAAAGAGGATCGCCGCCAACAGCCGGTTCCTTTTCGCCACCACCTTCACGACCGTCATTCTTGTCGTCATCGCCATCAGCATCAGCATGTGGATCCTGGTCAACATGCCGGTAAACCGGCTGGTGCGGACCATGGCCAAGGCGGAAAAGGGCAACCTCAAGGCCCGGGCCGAGATCCGGCGGCAGGACGAGCTCGGACGGCTGGCGCAGAGCCTGAACTCCATGCTTGAGCAGCTCGACCACTCAGAGCAGGAACTCAAGAGGTTCCATGCCGAGCAGCTGAAAAGAGCGGACAGGCTGGCCACCCTCGGGGAGCTTGCCGCCGGCATCGCCCACGAGATCAAGAACCCCCTGGCCGGTATTGCCGGCGCCACCCAGATACTGGCCAGGGAATTTTCCGATGATGACCCGAGGCAGCCGGTGACCCAGGAGATCCTCAAGCTCATCGAGCGCCTCGACTCGACCATCCGGGGACTCCTGGACTTTGCCCGGCCGTCGGTTCCCCAGATCGTCCCCACTGATCTGGGCCAGGTCATGGAAAGGACCTTGTTCCTGGTGGAGCAGATGCCCGAGATAAAGGGGCAGGGCGTCGCCATCGACCTTGAGATCGACCCGGAGATGCCGACAGTTCCGGTGGACCCTGATCTGATCCGCCAGGTGTTCCTCAACATGGCGGTGAACGCGATCCAGGCCATGCGGCAGGGTGGAACCTTGACCGTCACGGTGCGGACGGCTCCGGAGGAAGATCTCGGGGAGGTCCATCCCGCGGCCGATTACGTCATGATCTCCTTCACCGACACGGGCTCCGGCATCGAGGAGGACAAGCTGCGCAGCATCTTCACCCCCTTCTTTACCACCAAGACCCAGGGCACCGGCCTCGGGCTGCCCATTACCATGCGCATCGTAGAGCAGCACGACGGGCGCATCACCGTCAGCAGCAAGGTGGGCGAGGGGACCACTTTCAGGATCTATTTGCGAAAAGAGCTGGTTCAACCTCAAAACACAGAGGATGCTGAGGAAGGCTGA